ATCCCGGACAACACCGTGGCCGCCGGGGTGCCGGCCCGGCCGCTGCGCAGCACCGACGAATACCTGGAGCGGCTGCGCGCCAAGTCGCTCGGTATCGGACACCTGCCCGTCCCGGCCAAACACGAGGCGATGAAACGGATCTACGGCGTGACCACCGGCTGAGCCGGCCGCGCGGTCGAGCCGGCCACGCGCGCTTGACCGTCACGCCCGCCGGTAGGCGACCCGTGGGGTGGGGAACTGGTGCACACCGCCGAGTGTGACCGCGCCGAGAGTGCCGGCGACGCCGGCCACCTCGTACCCGAACCGGTCACCGGACATCGCCGCCGCGCTGGTCCCCAGGTTGAGGACGGTGGCGCTGCCGACGCCGCTGGTCCGCACCGTCGGCGGGGTGGTCCCGGTGACCTGCCAGACGATGCCGTACCAGTGCCAGCCGGCGGGCAGCAGCACGGGCGCACCCAGCGTGGACTCCTTGACCCCGATGGTGTTCACCGCGAGGGTGCCGAAGTCGGCGATCGGGCCGCCCGACGCGGGCCGGCCGGTCGTCGGGTCGTGGGCGTAGACGCCGTGGCGCAGCACACCGGTGCCGGCGGTCGTCACCTCGACGCACACCCGGTCCACCGGGGTGGCTTCGGCCAGATACACCGGGTAGAGCAGGAGCCGCTGGAACGCGCCGGTCCAGGTGGTCGTCTGGGTCTTGCCGGCCAACGGCAGGAAGTAGCTGCCGACGCCGTACGTCGCCCCGGGCAGCGGCTGCGGGCTGGCCTGGTCGAGTTCCGCGCGCCACAGCCCGTAGCCGGGGGAGACCGGCACCTGGTACGGGATGCCGTCGGTCGGTACCCGCTCCGGCACCGTGAGGTTGGTCGGACCTGCCGTGATCAACCGTCGGTACGCCAGCGTCGGCGCCGCCATCCGGGCCTGGGCGACGGTGCCGACCCGTTCGATGATCACGAAGTCGTGGTCGCCGGTGGAGACGACGATCTCGGTGGCCGCCGAGGGCGGGGCGAGATAGCGCCGGTACGCCGTACCGGTCACCGATTGGCCGGCCTGCAGGGTGCGGCCCCAAACCAGCTGGGGATAGTTCTTCTTCAAGCTGGAGCTGACGAACCAGCTCTTGGCCGTGGTGTACCGGACCCGGGTCTCGGGTTGCCCGTCGTCGATCGGCAGCAGTCCGACGGCGATGCCCCACTGCTGCGCCCCGGCGCTGGTGACCGCCCACTGGGTCATGCTGGCCACCGGCATCGTCGGATCCCGCAACACCGCCGGGGTGAAGTCGGTCAGGGTGGCGAGGGTGTCGATGGTGGCCCAGGCTGACCAGTTGAGGCCGCCGGCGACGCCGACGTTCGGCACGAACTGGCGGCGGCTGCCGCCGGCCGGGGCGGTCAGCGCCGAGCTCTGGGTGACGCCGGCGTTGAGGGTGAACCGGTCGAGCGCGGTCACCGTCTGGGTGACCAGCAGTCCGCCGGTCGACCAGCGGTAGAGGTTGTCGATCCGGCACAGCGACGGGATCCGGGCCATGATCGTGGCGATCGGGGTGCCGACGTTCGCCTGCGCGGTGTCGATCATGCCCCGGTAGGAGGGGATGACGTACGACTCGCGGATCCGCAGCTCCTGGCCGGTGGACCGGCCGTCGGGCACCGGTCGGCCGTCGAGTTCGACGGTCACGACGTGCGAGTGGGTGGCCGGTCGGATCTGCACGTCGGGCGTCACGCTGGTGATCGGTACGGTGGTCCGGTTGGTGGCGCCCGCGACGTGGGTCAGCGGTGCCGCCGGCCGGGCCCGTACCCCTTGGGCGATGCCGTCGACGATCGTGTACGGGTTGCCGAACAGCAGACTGTTGGCGTTGGTGACGGCCAGCAGGGTGAAGGTCCGGGTGCCGTCGGTCCATCGGGAGCCCACGTCGGCGGCGGTCTTGCGGTGGGCGGTGACGGTGATCTGGCAGCCGATGTTGTAGCCGTGGTTGCCGCCGACGTACGACCAGCCGGTGTTGATCGGGCAGTTGTCGTCGGAGGTGTCGTGGATCCGGGTGCCGACGGCGGACATGACCGGCCACACCTGGGCGTCGGTGGCGCTCGACGGCACGAGGGTGACCTGCGGTAGCCCGGAGTGCCACATGCCGACCATCGCTTCGGCGTAGGCCAGGTTTGCGGGCATCACCAGGTCCCGGGTGGCGTCGAACCGCGATCTGATGGACATCAGGGCGTTGGATCGGTACACGGTCAGGCCGGTCATGGTCGGCACCCTCACAACTCAGAGCAATTGTGCGACTACTATGCGCTGCCGTTGTGGGGTGGCGGTGAGTCGTGTCGGCTCCCTGACTGGACAAAATGCGCTTTGCACCCGTAACGGATAGTCGTCCTCGCTCGATGTACCGGTGAGCGGGCCACGTACCGAGGGGATTGCATGCGCGTTCCGACCGCCGAGCCGACTGCCCCGGTCAGCCCGGTCAGCCCGATCGCTGCGGCCGCTCCGGTCGGCGAACCCGACACACCACGCCAGCGGGAACGCGCGATCACCATCGGCATCGCCACCGCGATGGTGGCGAAAGGCGTCGGGCTGGCCGCGCCACTGGTCATCACCCCCGCCTGCTTCCGATACCTCGGCGAACAGCGCTACGGCCTGTGGATGGCGGTCACCGCGCTCACCGGGATGGCCTGGTTCGCCGACCTGGGGCTGGGCAACGGCCTGCTGACCCGGCTCAGCCACCTCGGCGACGACGTCCGGCAGCAGGCCAGGGAAATCTCCAGCGCGTTCGCCACCGTCGGCGCGGTCGCGGCGGCCCTGCTCGGCGGACTCGTCCTGGTCGACCCGTCGGTGCCCTGGGACCGGCTGTTCGGCGTCACCGACCCGACCGTCGCCGCCGAGACGTCCGCCGTGGTCCTGCTCTGCTTCGGTGCCTTCGCCGTCAACATCCCGTTCTCGTTGATCCACCGGATCCAGTACGCCGACGGACAGGTCGTGCAGAGCAGTGTCTGGCAGTCGGCCGGATCCCTGGCCGCCATGGTCGGCGTCCTCGTCGCCATCGCCGCCGGCTGGGCTCCCCTCGGGGTCATCGCCTGCGCGGTGCTGGCCGTACCAGTGACCAACGCGCTCAACACCGTGGTCTACTTCGGCATCCAGCAGCCCGCCAAGCGGCCGCGCCCGCGCCTCGTACACCGGGCGACCGCCGCCGGCCTGCTCCGGCTCGGCCTGCAGTTCTTCGCCCTCACCGCCATGTCGTCGGTCGCGCTCAACATGGACAGCCCGTTGGTGGCCAACGTCCTGGGACTCACCGTGGCGGCGCACTACGCGGTCGCCGTGAAGCTCTTCGGCGTCCTGTCGGTGTTCGTCGGACTCGTCGGGATGACGCTCTGGCCGGTCAACGGCGCCGCGCTGACCCGCGGCGAGGTTACCTGGGTACGCCGGCACACCCGCCGGATGGTGGCGCTCTACGCGACGATCGTCGGGACGGTCGGCGTCGCGCTGGTCGCCTGGGGCCACCAGCTGATCGACCTGTGGGTCGGCGGTGTCGACCCGTCGACCGTGTCGGTCGCGGTCCTCGCCGGACTCGCCGGCTGGTCGGTACTGGTGGCGGTCACGTCCCCGCTGATCCTGGTCCAGAACAGCATCGGCCTGCTCCGTCCGCAGTTCCTCGGCTGGGGATCGTTCCTGCTGCTGGCGACCGCACTCAAGATCTGGGGACTGCACCACGTCGGGCTCGTCGCCGTGCCGACGGCGGCGTGCGTCGCCTACCTGCTCACCATGGCGCCAGCCGCTGTCGTCGGCTACCGGCGGGCGCTGCGCGTCAGCCAACCACACCACGACCGGGACGTGCCGGCCCGGTCGCCAGACAAAGGGGAGCCACGTGTCCGAGCCGGTGGTTGACGACCACGCTGTCGACAACGCTGCGGTCGACGACGACCCCGGTGGCGCCGATCGCCGTACGGGCGGCTGCCGGGTGCTGCGGGTCGTCAGCGCCCTCAACTACGGCGGTACGGAGATCCGCACCGCCGAACTGCTGCCCCGCCTCGCCGAAGCCGGCACCGAGATGCATCTGGTGACGCTCAGCGACCGGATCGGTCCGGGGCCGCTGGCCGGCGTCGTCGACCGGTGCGGCGGCTCGGTCACCCCGATCCCGCTCGACCAGCGGTTTCCCCTCCGGTTCCACCGTCTGCTGCGCCGCCTGCGCCCCGACGTGGTGCACGTCGACTGCGCCAACTTCTCCGGCGTGCCGCTCACGCTCGCCCGACTCGCCGGAGTGCCGGGCCGTGTCGCCCACTTCCGGGGCGACGACAACCAGCCCCGTACCCTGCCCCGGCGCGTCGTCCGGTGGGCCGGCGGGCGGCTGCTGCGGGCCGGCGCCACCGACATCCTCGGCGTCTCGCCGAGCTCGCTGACCTTCGGCTACCGCCCCGACTGGGCCGACGACCCCCGCTGCCAGGTCGTCCTCAACGGACTCGACCTCGACCGGCTTCGCCAGCCCAGCGACTGCGACCTGCGGACCATGATCGGCGCCGGGGCGGGGGACCTGGTCTGCGTCAGCGTCGGGCGGGGCTCCCCGGAGAAGCGACGCTGGCTGATCCCGCCCGTCCTGGCCGCCCTGCGCGCCGAGGGGGTGTCCGCGCACGCCGTACTCGTCGGTCCGGGCGAGGCCGGCGACGACGCCCGGGTCCGGGCGGCCGCCGCCGCCGGCGTCGCCGACCGGGTCCACCTGCTCGGCGCGCGCGACGACGTGGGCGGACTGCTGCGCCAGGCCGACGTGGTCATCCATCCCTCCTGCCTGGAAGGAATGCCCGGGGGCGTCCTGGAACCGGTCGCGCTCGGCATCGGGACCGTGGCCTGCGACCTGCCCGGGGTGCGGTTCATCCGCGACCACCTGCCCGGCGTCACCATCGTCGACATCGACGCCGCGCCACAGGTGTGGGCGGCGGCGGTGCTCGTCGCCGCCGCGCACACGACGGCGACCGATCCGACCGACGCGGTCGACCGATTCGACCGCAGCGTCTTCGCCATCGACACGGCCGCCGCCACCCACCTGGAGATCTACCGACGCCACAGACGGCATCGGACCAGCCCCACGCCACAGCCTCAGCACGTACGACCCCAGGGTCGGCCGCCGGTCGACTCGGAACGGTGAGAACGATGAACGACCAGACCGTGGTGGCGGCCGGAGTCGCCGCCGGGGCGGACCCGTCGACGCAGGCCGGGCCGGCCGAGCCGACGAAAAGGATCCCCCGGCCGCTGCTCGTCGGCGCGTACGCGTTCCCGCACGGGGACGCCACCTCGAACCGGCTGCTGCAACTGGCCCGCAGCGCCGCCCCGGAGGGCACCCGTACGCTGGTCGTCAACGACTGGCCGTGCGAGGTCCCCATCCCGTCCTCGACCTGCGAGGTGGCCGGCGTCGACCTGATCACCCTGCGGGTCCGGGGCGCGAACCGGCTCACCCGGATGGCCGCCCGCCTGGCCCGCCCGGTCCGGGTGCTGCGCGCGGTGCACCGCCGCGACCTCGGCCGGGGCGACGTCTCCGTCGTGCTGCTACCGATGGCCATGATGACGCTCGGCAACTGGGCGGCGCTGCGGCTGGCCCTGCGCTGCCCGGTGGTGGTCGACGCCAGTGAGCGGCACGACCGCCGCCAGTTCCGGCGTGGCTGGCTGGAGCCCTACTTCGTCCGGCACCGCTGGTCGACCTTCCTGGCGACCCGGTTGGTGGGTCGGGCCACGACGGTCTCGACCACCCTGGCCGCCTACCTCCAAGGGCACGGCATGGACGTGCTGGTGGTTCCGCCGCAGGTCGACTGTGACGAGTTCGCGCCGCCGCGGCCGCCGCCGCTCGACGCGGGACTGCGTCTGCTCTACGCGGGGACCCCGGCCCGTAAGGACATGCTCGACGTGATCCTGCGTGGCATCAGCCGGCTCGCGCCGGACGACCAGCGGCGGGTCAGTCTCACCATCGCCGGGGTCACCCGGGACGACGCCGCCGCCCGGTCCGACCTCGACCCGGCGGTGCTGGACGCCGTGTCGGCCGAGGTTGTCTTCCTCGGCCGGGTACCTCGGGACACCGTCCTGGCGTTGCTGTCCACCTCGCACTTCTCGTTGCTGGTCCGGCCCACCGGCGGCTACGCGGCCAACGGATTCCCGTCGAAGGTGCCGGAGAGCCTTGCCGCCGGGTGCCCGGTGATGCTTAACCACACCAGCGACCTCGCCGACTATGTGCGGGACGACGTCGAAGGTCTGGTACTCGACGGCAACGGCTCGGACGACGTCCGCCGGGCCATCGAGCGGGCGCTCCGGTTGCGCGACGACCGATGGGCGGCGATGAGCCGGGCCGCCCGGACCCGGGCCCGTGACTCGTTCGACCATCGTGCCTGGCGGAGCCGGGTCAGCGCGTTCGTCGGCCGCCGGCAGCGCCGGCCCCCGCCAGGCGGGCGGTGACCCGGGTACGCGGCCGGCTCGGCCGGTCGCCGACCTGAGCCGGGCGTCGCCGGCCCGGCCGCTGACGTGGTCGTCGCTGCTGGTCCGGTCGCTGGTCCGGCCGCTGGTCCGGTCGCCGGTCCGACGGCAGATGCGCCAGCACGGCGGCCACCGCCAACCAGAACACGTACGGGTAGGTGTGCCCGGTGCCGAACATCGCCGATTCGGTGACCTGGATGAGCAACCCGGTCACGATGAGCCAGATCAGACCCGAGTTGGCCTGGCTCACCGGGGCGCGCAGCACGGCCCGACCGGCCGCTAACAGGAGCAGCAGCAGGGGAACGGCCGCCGCCAGGCCGAGTTCCAGCAACAGTTGAAGATAACTGTTGTGCACCACCCCGGCGGCCAAGCCGGCGATGCTGTCGTAGCTGGCCAGCTCGACCAGGTGGTCGCGGGACGCGTAGCCGAAACCCAGCGCGGGGTGATTCTGCCACCACAGGTCGATGGTGGCCTCCCACATCCTGGTCCGGCCGTTGCTCAGGTCGTCGCCGTCGGTGAACCGGGTGGCGATCTGCTGTCCGAAGGCCGACCCGGTGAGCCTGGGCAGCAGATCGAACAGGTGCGCCACCAGGAGCGCCGCCGTGCCGCCGACGGCGAGCCGGGCGAACGGTCCGATCCCGTGGCGGAGCACGATCCAGAGCGCTCCGACGAGCACGGCGACCAGCCCGGTGCGTGACTGCGACAGCAGCAGGGCGGCCGCCGCCGGTACGACGCCGAGCAGCTCGACCCACCGGCCGGACTGCCGATAGAGCGCCCACCCGAGGGGGATGGTCAAGGCGCTGACCATCCCGAGCATGTTGGGATTGTGGAACACACCCTCCAGCCGCACACTGCCGTCGATGGCGGGGACGAGTGTGTCGTCGACGTAGCCGTACCCGATGCTGGCCACCGTGGACATGCCGAGCACCAGGTAGATCGTGCGCAGATCGCCCACCATGGTGGACCGGTCGGGCCACCGGCGACGGATCACCACATGCACCAGCATGGTCAGCAGCAGCAGCGCGACGCCCCGCTGGAGGGTTTCCAGCGGGACCACCGACCAGGTGGAACTCAGGATCGCCAGGCCGGCCAGGGACCAGAGCGCCCCGACGAACACGGCCGTCCAACCCGTGACCCGCCCCACCGGGCGGCCCCGGACACACAGCGCCCAGAGGATGAGGCAACCGACCGCCACGTACCGGCTGTAGTAGCTGGCGTCCACCAGCATCTGCACGTTGGATGACGCGCAGACCAACAGCACCATGGTCAGCCCGAGCAGCCAGCGCCAGCCGTCCGTTCGCCAGGCCAGGACGAGCAGCGCGAACACCGCCGCAGCGCCGGAGGCGATCAGAAGGTCGCCGAGGGTGAGGACGGTGACGAGACCGACGAGACAGGCCGTACCGGCGTACAGGGCCAGTCGGCTCATACGCTCCACCACATGATGTCCTTCGTCTCCGGCCGGCTCGCCGCCAGCGATCTCTTCGTTGGCGCGGGGTCAGACGGGGACGCTCGGACGGTCGGCCGGGGTCTGCCCACCGGACCACCGGTTCCGGGCCGCGTGCATCGTCGTGATCATGTCCGGCCAGCTCGGCGGGCGGTAGCCGGTGGCCTGCGCCAGCGCCTGCGCCCGCATCGACCGGTCGCACCCGAACCCGTCGTCGGGTACGAGTTCACCCCGCCAGCCGTACACCTCGGCGACCAGCCGGAGCAGGTCGTACTTGGAAATCGGCTCGGCGGCCAGGTGGTAGAGGCCGGTCAGGTCCGTTCGGGGCAGGACGACCGTTCGGAGCAGCCGGGCGAACTCGACGGTCGTCACGCCGCTGTAGATGGCCCTGGTGAAGCCGCGTACCAGCCCCGGCTGAGTGAGGAACCAGTCCAGCAGGGAACGGTTCGTGGTCAGTTCGTGTCCGATGATCGAGGTACGCAGCGTGAGCGCGCTGCCGCCGGTGACCTCACCCAGCAGCTTGGACCGCCCGTACAGGTCCGGTGGGTCCGGTAGGTCCCGCTCGACGTACCCGCCCCGGTCGCCGGAGAAGACGCAGTCGGTGCTGACGTGGACCAACCGGCTGTCGCGTTGGGCGCACGCCTGCGCGAGCAGGTGGGGGAAGAGCGCGTTGAGGGTCACCGTGTGGACGGCGTCCTGCACGTCGGGGCGTTGCTTGATGACGCCGACGCAGTTGACGACGACATCCGGTCGCAGTTCGTCGAGAACCCGACGGACCTGCCCGAACCGGGTGGCATCGACGTCGGGGACGATCCGCCGTAGCAGGTCGGCCGGGGAGTGCGCGGCCAGGTCCGCGACGTCGCGGGCGGTGCCGTACACGTCGAGTCGCGGAACGTCACTGAGCTCCCGGACCAGCGCGTGTCCGAGCATGCCGGTGGCGCCGACGATCAGGATCCGCCGGGTCACCGTCTCGGTGTCGCGCCGGTCGTCCGCCGCGTCACCCCGCCGGCCGTCCGCCCGGTCGTCCCGCCGTCGCGGCACCCGGTCCGGTCGCGGGCCGGGTCCTGCCGGGCCGGTCATGCCGGTACGGCGGCGACGGCCGCGGCGTCGAGCTGTGCCCGTACCTCGGGCAGGGTCAACAGCAGGTCCTCGATCTCCGGTACGGACAGCCGTCGGGCGTTGTGCGAGTTGTAGTCGGCCAGTCCGCCACGGTCGACGTTGCCCTCGTCGAAGTAGAGCGCGTAGTTGAGGTCACGACTGTCCACCGGCACCCGGAGGAATTGGCCGAGGTCGTCGGCGTAGGCGAGTTCCTCCCGGCTGGCGAGGGTCTCGTACAGCTTCTCGCCGTGGCGGATGCCGAGCACGGTGTACTTCGCCGGTACGCCGAACAGGTTGCACAGTGCGGTCGCCAGGTCGCCGATCGTGCAGGCATCCGCTTTGCGGATGAAGACGTCACCCGGCTGGCCCTGCCGGAACGCGTGTTCGACCAATTCGACCGACTGGGCCAGCGACATCAGGAAGCGGGTCATCGTCGGCTCGGTGACGGTCGGCAGCCCGCCGCGACAGATCTGGTCGATGAACAGCGGGATGACCGAGCCCCGGGAGTACATCACGTTGCCGTAGCGCACGCAGCAGACCCGGGTCCGGGCGGCGGGGTTGTTGCGCGAGTGCGCCTGCGCCACCTTCTCCATCAACGCCTTGGTCATGCCCATAGAGTTCACCGGGTAGACCGCCTTGTCGGTGCTGAGCAGGACGAGTGCCTCGACGCCGACCCGTTCGCAGGCGTCCACCACGTTGGCGCTGCCGAGCACGTTGGTCCGGACGGCTTCGAGTGGGAAGAACTCGCAGGACGGCACCTGTTTGAGGGCTGCGGCGTGGAAGACGAACTCCATGCCCCGGGCGGCTTTGAGCACGCTGTCGTAGTCGCGGACGTCACCGACGTAGTAGCGGACCCGGTCGTCGCCGATCCGGTGGCGCATCGCGTCCTGCTTGGACTCGTCGCGGCTGAGGATCCGGATCTCCGCCGCACCGGCGGCGAGCAGCCGGGACACCATCGTCCGGCCGAAGGATCCCGTGCCGCCGGTGATCAGGAAACGTCTGTCCGATAGCGAGGTAACCACATCTGCCCCTTGTCCTGTGTTCCCGTCGGGCCGTCCTCGGGGACTCGGGATCTCGTCGAACCGGAACATACCGCTCTATAAGCCATGTTGTTACCTTTTCCGGCAAAGCCCTCGGATGCCGGTGTGCATCGCCGGTTGGTGGTAGGCGGACGCGGTAAGTGGCTGGTCGGCGGGGTCGCCGGCCTGACCTGTTTGCCATAAAAGAGGCTTATGAAGGTTTCGCAGATGGTATGCGTACTACATGGCCAAATCTGATGATCGTGGCAAGCGTGCGCGCGCCGAGCGAGCGCGAGTCGAAAGGCCCGCGCCCGCCAGCGTCCCGATCGCCGTCCCTCCGGTCGGCGCCGCGCCCGCCCCACTCGTGGCCGGCGGCCGGAAGACCGTCGTCCGTACCTGGACCGGGCGCATGGGCGATCTGAACCGCCGATGAAGCGGGTTCTGCTGTTGGGCGGCCGCGGATTCCTAGGCCGGCACATCCGTGCCGAGCTCGCGCCCCACATGATCGTCCGGTCGCCCACCCGGCAGGAATGCGATCTCGTCGAGACGGAGTTGCCGGCCCTGGCCGACCTGGTCGACCGGGAACGACCGGACGTCGTGGTGGCGGCCGCCGGCCGAATCGTCGGCTCCGGGTACGACTTCACCCAGGCGCACGCGGTGGCGACCGCCAAACTGATCGAGGCGATGGCGTCCGCCGCACCCGGCGCCCGCCTCATCCGGATCGGCTCGGCGGCCGAGTACGGCGCGGTACCGCACGGCGTCGCGGTCGGTGAGGGGTATCCCGGGGTGCCGGTGAGCGAGTACGGCGTCAGTCACCTGGCGGCGACCCGGTTGGCCGAACTGGCGGGCGCGGCGGGCCGGCTCGACACGATGGTGCTGCGGGTGTTCAACCCCGTCGGGGCCGGGATGTCCGCGGGCAACGTCCTGTGTCGGGTGGCGGCCTTGATCCGCGCGGCGGTCGACGACGGCGCCGACGACATCGCTGTCGGCCTGCACGACACCTACCGGGACTTCGTCGACGTACGGGACGTGGCGGCGGCGGTGCTGGCCGCGACGCGTTGCCAGCCAGGACCGCAGCGGGTGTTCAACGTGGGCAGTGGGCGGGCGGTGGCGACCCGCGACGTCGTCCGGTCGCTGGCCGACGTGGCCGGCTTCACCGGCGGTATCCGGGACGGCAGCTTCACCCCGGACGCCAGCCGTTCGGCCTCGGTGCCATGGATGTGCGCCGACATCGAGCGCGGCAACCGGGTCCTGGGATGGGCACCGGCGTACGACCTGCGCACGTCGTTGACCGCCCTGTGGCACGCCGACCGGCCGGAGCCGCTTCGGCCGCCGGCCGCTACCCGGCCCCGCGCGGAGACGGCACGGCCTGGTGCGCAGACCGCTCGGGTCGGCGCGGAAGCGAGGTGACGCCATGCGGATCGGCATGCTGACCCAGTGGTACGACCCCGAGCCGGGGCCGGCTGCGCTACCCGGCATGCTTGCCCGAGCCCTGGCCGGCCGGGGGCACGAGGTACGGGTCCTCACCGGCTTCCCCAACTATCCGAACGGTCGGTTGGCCGCCGGCTACCAGCTGGCACGCCGGCTCGACGAGGTCGACGACGTCGACGAGCGGGTACACATCCGCCGGGTCGCACTCTATCCCAGCCACGACCGCTCCGCCCTGCGGCGGTTGGTGAACTACGGCTCGTTCGCCGCCTCCGCGCTCGCCTCCGGCAGGGACGTGCTGCGGGGCCTCGACGCGCTCTGGGTGGGCAACTCGCCGATCACCGTCGCCCTGCCGATGTGGTACGCACGGTACGTGCACCGCGTCCCGGTGCTGCTGCACGTGCTCGACGTCTGGCCGGACAGCGCGGTGGCCAGCGGCTTCATCGGCGACGACCCGACGTCCCGGATGGTCCAGCGCGGGATATCCGGCTGGTGCGACGCGATGTACCGCAGCGCGACCCGGGTCGCGTGTGTCTCACCCAGCGCCGTAGACCTGCTCGCCCGGCGCGGCGTACCGCCCGAGAAGCTGGTTCACGTTCCGATGTGGGCCGACGAGACCCTGCGGACCCGTTCGGGAGACCTCCGCGCCCGCCTCGGACTGCGGCCGGACCAGGTGGTCCTCGTCTACGCCGGCGCGCTCGGCGCCGCCCAGGGCCTCGACTCGTTGATCGACGCCTGCGCCAGGGTCGGTGATCCCCGGCTGGTCTGCCTGATCGCCGGATCCGGCACCGCCGAAGACCGGCTGCGGCGACGGGTTGAACAAGTCGGCGCGACGAACGTCCGCTTCCTGGGGCGGCTGCCCCGGGAGCGGATGCCGGCCCTGATGGCCACCGGCGACGTGCACTACGTGAGTCTGCGCCCCGGCGGCATGTCGGCGTACACGATGCCGAGCAAGCTGCAGGCGATCCTGGCCGCCGGGCGTGCTCTGCTGGTG
The sequence above is a segment of the Solwaraspora sp. WMMD406 genome. Coding sequences within it:
- a CDS encoding glycosyltransferase family 4 protein, whose translation is MRIGMLTQWYDPEPGPAALPGMLARALAGRGHEVRVLTGFPNYPNGRLAAGYQLARRLDEVDDVDERVHIRRVALYPSHDRSALRRLVNYGSFAASALASGRDVLRGLDALWVGNSPITVALPMWYARYVHRVPVLLHVLDVWPDSAVASGFIGDDPTSRMVQRGISGWCDAMYRSATRVACVSPSAVDLLARRGVPPEKLVHVPMWADETLRTRSGDLRARLGLRPDQVVLVYAGALGAAQGLDSLIDACARVGDPRLVCLIAGSGTAEDRLRRRVEQVGATNVRFLGRLPRERMPALMATGDVHYVSLRPGGMSAYTMPSKLQAILAAGRALLVAAEGDAAAVAHDSGAGRTARPGDPDSIADALRELCGLGREKLELLGQAGRVYYDRYFSVAAGAERVERVLRESVAGRR